A window of Streptomyces gilvosporeus contains these coding sequences:
- a CDS encoding DUF5994 family protein: MAESHASRVPPGVLPEAVHQAVRPGTALLRLVTTQTREQVLDGAWWPRSRDIGAELPSLIAALTEHLGPVLRVGLDTGAWEDLPTRLVIDDRVVHIDSFPVGDDTILITRGDQDHFSLLVVPPHATPEAARTAMARAVAASNVTQAEQILIDTGTHRAPPVPAEETRTDRAPGER, encoded by the coding sequence ATGGCCGAATCCCACGCTTCGCGCGTCCCTCCGGGGGTTCTTCCGGAGGCGGTGCACCAGGCCGTCAGACCCGGGACGGCCCTCTTGCGGCTGGTGACCACGCAAACCCGCGAGCAGGTTCTCGACGGCGCGTGGTGGCCGCGTTCCCGCGACATCGGCGCCGAGCTCCCCAGCCTGATCGCCGCGCTGACCGAGCACCTGGGCCCCGTCCTGCGCGTCGGCCTGGACACCGGCGCCTGGGAGGATCTGCCGACCCGTCTCGTCATCGACGACCGGGTCGTGCACATCGACTCCTTCCCGGTCGGCGACGACACCATCCTCATCACCCGAGGCGACCAGGACCACTTCTCCCTGCTGGTGGTCCCGCCGCACGCGACGCCTGAAGCGGCCCGCACCGCCATGGCCAGGGCCGTCGCGGCCAGCAACGTCACCCAGGCCGAGCAGATCCTCATCGACACCGGCACCCATCGGGCACCCCCGGTTCCCGCGGAAGAGACTCGGACGGACCGCGCACCCGGTGAGCGGTGA
- a CDS encoding DUF5994 family protein, producing the protein MTATIDRIISERAPSLPARLSFTPAGSPPGLLDGAWWPRSRDLFRELPALTKVLDARWGRITHVTVNPTHWPVVPRKVPVAGRTVHVGWFAEEQDPNKLILLSYTAGRWDLLVIPPESDPAAAARLMSAAATPGGLLTASALMASEHTTHDAQETLWREEDWETEGGAVSANGGRA; encoded by the coding sequence ATGACCGCGACCATTGACCGCATCATCAGCGAGCGCGCACCTTCACTGCCGGCCCGCCTCTCCTTCACTCCGGCAGGATCACCTCCGGGGCTCCTGGACGGCGCCTGGTGGCCCCGCTCTCGCGATCTCTTCCGCGAACTTCCTGCACTGACGAAGGTGCTGGACGCGCGCTGGGGCCGGATCACGCATGTCACGGTGAACCCGACCCACTGGCCCGTGGTGCCGCGCAAGGTGCCGGTGGCCGGGCGCACCGTGCATGTGGGCTGGTTCGCCGAGGAGCAGGATCCGAACAAGCTGATCCTCCTCTCCTACACCGCGGGCCGCTGGGACCTGCTGGTGATCCCGCCGGAGAGCGATCCGGCCGCCGCCGCCCGGCTGATGTCCGCCGCGGCCACCCCCGGCGGCCTGCTGACCGCCAGCGCCCTGATGGCGAGCGAGCACACCACCCATGACGCACAGGAAACGCTGTGGCGGGAAGAAGACTGGGAGACTGAGGGCGGAGCCGTCTCGGCAAATGGGGGCCGCGCATGA
- a CDS encoding S1 family serine peptidase produces the protein MDVTNLRRVLTVTAAMVTGLAAQVSPASAVVGGQQATAGQFPSVVNVLISGWHGYEHKCGGVLLGTKSVLTTAGCVDGHTASEFKIQYDGTDRTSLRVTQDVSTIHEHEDYPSTLRNNVAVLTLKNPIQTSDTVGVASLPQSGADDPLAGRKVDLAGWGATRRGTAALPVQLHHATMPVISHAACTSAYGAGPIDAGLFCAKAQAEKFACQGDAGSPVYIGNKVVGLVTAKNGCTHPGKPDVYVRVGALERWITSKVM, from the coding sequence GTGGACGTGACGAACCTTCGACGGGTGTTGACCGTGACGGCAGCAATGGTCACTGGATTGGCAGCCCAGGTGTCCCCGGCCTCTGCGGTGGTCGGCGGTCAGCAGGCCACGGCCGGGCAGTTCCCGAGCGTCGTGAACGTGCTCATTTCGGGATGGCACGGTTATGAACACAAGTGCGGCGGAGTGCTGCTCGGCACAAAGTCAGTGCTCACCACGGCGGGCTGCGTGGATGGCCATACGGCAAGCGAGTTCAAGATCCAGTACGACGGGACTGATCGCACCTCTCTGCGAGTCACGCAGGACGTGAGCACGATCCACGAGCACGAGGACTACCCGAGCACGCTGCGGAACAACGTCGCTGTGCTCACCCTGAAGAACCCTATCCAGACGTCGGACACCGTGGGCGTAGCATCCCTGCCGCAGTCGGGAGCCGATGACCCGCTGGCGGGCCGCAAGGTCGATCTCGCCGGGTGGGGAGCGACACGCCGTGGGACTGCCGCTCTGCCCGTCCAGTTGCACCATGCCACGATGCCGGTGATCAGCCATGCCGCGTGCACCAGTGCCTATGGGGCAGGCCCCATCGACGCCGGCCTGTTCTGCGCGAAGGCTCAAGCGGAGAAGTTCGCCTGCCAAGGCGACGCGGGCAGCCCCGTGTACATCGGCAATAAGGTGGTTGGTCTGGTGACCGCCAAGAACGGATGCACACATCCCGGCAAGCCCGACGTCTACGTCCGCGTTGGCGCGCTCGAACGCTGGATCACGAGCAAAGTCATGTAG
- a CDS encoding YjbQ family protein — translation MAGTFTTRTINITTGSTETLHDLTNACSAFLREVAHGRNGLLNVFTPHATSGLAVIETGAGSDNDLLAALRDFLPADDRWQGRHGSPDRSSAHMLPALVPPHATLPVVDGELELGTSQSVVLVSTDRDNPERHVRLSFLS, via the coding sequence ATGGCTGGCACCTTCACCACCCGCACGATCAACATCACAACCGGCTCCACCGAGACCCTGCACGACCTCACGAACGCATGCTCCGCCTTCCTCCGAGAGGTCGCTCACGGGCGAAACGGACTGCTGAACGTCTTCACCCCCCACGCGACGTCCGGCCTGGCCGTCATCGAGACCGGCGCGGGCAGTGACAATGATCTGTTGGCGGCCCTCCGCGACTTTCTTCCCGCCGACGACCGCTGGCAAGGCCGCCACGGCAGTCCTGACCGCAGCAGCGCCCACATGCTCCCGGCTCTGGTCCCACCACACGCCACGTTGCCCGTAGTCGATGGTGAGCTTGAGCTGGGGACCTCGCAGTCCGTCGTACTCGTGAGCACCGACCGGGACAACCCAGAACGCCATGTCCGGCTGTCTTTCCTCAGCTGA